A genomic window from Anguilla rostrata isolate EN2019 chromosome 14, ASM1855537v3, whole genome shotgun sequence includes:
- the LOC135238804 gene encoding UPF0729 protein C18orf32 homolog, with protein sequence MVCIPCIVIPVLLWVYKRFLEPIIYPFISPIISRFWTKKAVQESGTGDATASEKCNGTCKTECNGNVNSPTTNGPTTVSDKKTD encoded by the exons ATGGTTTGCATTCCCTGCATTGTGATTCCTGTACTGCTCTGGGTTTATAAGAGATTTCTTGAACCCATCATCTACCCCTTCATCTCGCCAATCATAAGCCGATTCTGGACAAAAAAAGCAGTACAGGAGAGTGGGACAGGTGATGCGACAGCTAGTGAGAAGTGCAATGGGACATGCAAG actgaATGCAACGGGAATGTTAATAGTCCTACCACCAATGGACCAACTACAGTTTCAGATAAAAAGACGGACTAA